The nucleotide sequence AATATCAATAGGCTTTATATCTAGATTAAACAATTCGTTAATTCCATATAAAAAACCACATTCTAGAGCAGCAGAAGACGACAACCCTGAACCCGAAGGAATATTACTGCTAAACACACAGTTGAAACCTTCGATTGAATGACCTTTTAATTGTACTTGATTCAAAACCCCTCTCAAATAGTTTGTCCAAACGGTATCTGTTAATTCAGGCTTAGCTGTAACATCAATTTCAAAACTTTCCCCCAAATCAATGGCGTGAATGTTTGCCGTTTTTGTATTGTTTTTTTCGAAAGCAAAACAAATTATTTTATCAATGGCAGCTGGTAAAACGTAACCATCATTGTAATCAATATGCTCACCTATGATATTAATTCTTCCTGGAGAAAGAATTACTTTTTCAGCAGGTTTATTAAATGTTTTTTGATAAAAAGATGTTGTGTCTTTAATTAAAATCTCATTCATTATCGTACTATTTGAAGTTATTAGAATATATTATTTAGTCCCAAAGAATCATTGCTCTTGAAAACTTGTAAATTGTTTTTTGTTGATAAATTTCTCCTGCTTTTAAAACAGAATTTGGAAAATGAGAATGATTAGGAGCATCGGGATAGTTTTGCGTTTCAAAACAAATTCCACTTTGTGAATGATATTCAACCCCTTCTTTGTTCTCTAATTCTGAAGCCGTTTTTCCACCTACATAGATATGCACACTTGGCTGATCAGTAATCACTTCCATTTTAAGATTATTTTTAACGCTGGTTAAAGTCGCAGCAACCTTATCATTATCTTCAATTACAAAACTATTATCAATAGAGTCAGGGCAAGCTTTCACTTCTCTAAAATCAAACTTGGTATTGGCAACTTCAATAATTTTACCGGTAGGTACCCCTTCATTTGTAATTTCAACCGTAGTTGCTGATGGTAATTGTAATTGTTGATTGACAACAGTCCCTTTATGACCGTCTAAATTAAAATAACTATGATGCGTTAAATTAATCACAGTATCTTCGGACGTAGTTGCTTTGTACTCTAATACCAATTCATCAGCTTCTGTTAAGGTATAGGTTATTTCAACATTTAAGTCCCCAGGATAATTTTCTTCACCCGATTTACTTTCACAGGTTAATGTCACTGAAGGATTCTCGCCAGTAGTAGTGTTTTTTATAGTCCAATTTTTTCGACTGAAATTTTGGATTCCACCATGTAACGAATGATTGAAGTTATTTGTATTTAGCTGATAGTCTTTCCCATTCAGTGTAAATTTGCTGTCTTTAATTCTGCCCGCATACCTCCCTACTGTTGAACCAAAATAAGGTGCTCCATCTAATTCAAACGATTTTATATAGGATTCCAAATTATCAAATCCCAAAACGACATCAACTAAAATACCTTTAGGAATTGGTAATTGCAAAGAAGTTAATGTTGCACCGTAAGTAATAATATTTGCTTTGGCTCCGTTTTTATTTACTAATTCACAAACTTCGACATTTTGCCCTTCTGGAGTAAAACCAAATGATTTGATTGAAAAATCTTGATTTAAATGAGATATATGTTTTATTTCCATTGTTTTATTATTAAATAGTAAAAACAAATTTAGAACAATAATACAGCCATACACACCAGTACCTACCAGTTTTTTTTATATATTGCAAAAAATTATCAAGGATGAAAATTATTTGTATCGAAAACAACTCAGGCATTCCTAAATACAAGCAAATCATATATTCAATTGAAAAAACAATTGAAAATGGCATTTTAAAAAAAGATGATAAATTACCTTCTATCAACAAAGTACGTCTCGAATTTTCACTTTCAAGAGACACTGTTTTACAAGCATATGAAGAACTCAAAAAACGAGGGATAATCTATGCTATACTAGGTAAAGGCTATTATGTAAAAAGCACTCAAGTATCCATTCAACAAAAAATATTTTTACTTTTTGACGAATTAAACATTTTTAAAGAAGACCTCTATAATTCTATTTTAGAAAACATTGGTGAGGACGCTCAAGTTGATATCTTCTTTCATCATTTCAATATCAAAGTATTTGAAAAACTGATTAATGACTGCAATGGCAATTATACAAAATACATTATAATGCCAACCAATCTACTTCAAGCTAGTACTTTTATAAAAACCCTACCAGTTAACGATGTTTATATATTAGACCAAACCAATGAAGAATTAAAATCTTATCCTGCAGTTTATCAAAATTTTAAAAAAAACATATACGAAGGTTTATCCAAAGAAAAAATCAAACTTAAAAAATACAACAAGCTGGTAATGATCTTCTCTGGCTCTAGAGAACCTGTGGGAATGAAAATTGGATTTGAAAACTTTTGTCAAGATTATTCGTTTGATTTCGAAATCATTTCTGAATTTAAAAAAAGAGACTTAAAAAAAGGAGAAGTTTATATTATACCTAACGATAGAGACCTCGTAAGCGTAATTGAACGATCGAAAATACAGGGGTTTAAATTAGGTACTGATTTTGGTGTCATATCTTACAATGAAACCCCTCTAAAAAAAATAGTAGAAAATGGCATTACGACAATTTCTACCAACTTCGAGACTATGGGGAAAATTGTAGCTCAAATGGCTTTAACCGGAAGAAACGAACAAATAGAAAATGAATCCTCAATTATTATTAGAAATTCCCTTTAATTAATAAAATTGAATTATAAATATCCTTTAGCTCTTTTTATTTAATACAAACTCCTCTATATGATGTGTAAGCCGTGTTAAAAAACTATAAATAAAATACCTTTATTCTTACATATTAAGCAAATAATGCATTTTATCGATTATTTATGTCATTTTATCGATGTTATACAGAAAAAACATTTATTTTTACACCATAATATCTTATACGCTTCATTTTGAAATGTTTTAAGAATTATTTAAGAAATAAACTGTTCATCGGATTTTAAAAGTAGTTAATCGAAAAAAAGGTATTTACTCACAAAAATGATTAATTTTGCTACAAATTTCCTATAATTAGATTATTTCCTTAAAAAAGAACTTAGACGAACATTAATAAATACAATTTAATGTTTGCAAAATAATACCGCAAAACAATACAATTTAATACTGTAAAGGATAGTAGATCACTAAAAATTCACAGTAAACATTGAATCATTTAAAAAGTGGTTATTATGAAACAAAAATACTTTTTTATCCATATTCTATTTCTTAGTTGCCTAATTAGCTTTGGACAAGTTATTGGTGACTATAGATCAAAAGTTTCAACTGGTAACTGGAACGCTACAAGCTCTTGGGAAATCTATATTGGTGCCGGAATATGGGACCCTGCTCCAACTTTTTATCCTGGACAAAATAACGGTTCCTATACAGTAACGATACTTAATTTACACACTATTACTATTCCTAATAACCTTTCCACAACTACAATGGGAACAGTGGATATAAAAGGAACCTTAAATTTAAATCCATCATCTAATCCAAATACTATTACGCTATCAACTCCTTTTTTAAATATTAATGGAGGTATACTAAATTTTAATTCCAATAAAATACGATTAAATTTACCTTCAAACGCGGTCATTACGTTAGAAAATGGAGGTAATTTTGCGGGGAGTTGTACAAACAACGATGAAATCTATATTGGAACCAAACGATATGCTGCCTGCGTAGGAGGAGGTTCAAATGTGTATACTTTTGGTGAAGTAGCCGCCTCTGGAGGA is from Flavobacterium sp. NG2 and encodes:
- a CDS encoding aldose epimerase family protein codes for the protein MEIKHISHLNQDFSIKSFGFTPEGQNVEVCELVNKNGAKANIITYGATLTSLQLPIPKGILVDVVLGFDNLESYIKSFELDGAPYFGSTVGRYAGRIKDSKFTLNGKDYQLNTNNFNHSLHGGIQNFSRKNWTIKNTTTGENPSVTLTCESKSGEENYPGDLNVEITYTLTEADELVLEYKATTSEDTVINLTHHSYFNLDGHKGTVVNQQLQLPSATTVEITNEGVPTGKIIEVANTKFDFREVKACPDSIDNSFVIEDNDKVAATLTSVKNNLKMEVITDQPSVHIYVGGKTASELENKEGVEYHSQSGICFETQNYPDAPNHSHFPNSVLKAGEIYQQKTIYKFSRAMILWD
- a CDS encoding GntR family transcriptional regulator, with amino-acid sequence MKIICIENNSGIPKYKQIIYSIEKTIENGILKKDDKLPSINKVRLEFSLSRDTVLQAYEELKKRGIIYAILGKGYYVKSTQVSIQQKIFLLFDELNIFKEDLYNSILENIGEDAQVDIFFHHFNIKVFEKLINDCNGNYTKYIIMPTNLLQASTFIKTLPVNDVYILDQTNEELKSYPAVYQNFKKNIYEGLSKEKIKLKKYNKLVMIFSGSREPVGMKIGFENFCQDYSFDFEIISEFKKRDLKKGEVYIIPNDRDLVSVIERSKIQGFKLGTDFGVISYNETPLKKIVENGITTISTNFETMGKIVAQMALTGRNEQIENESSIIIRNSL